In Thermococcus sp., one DNA window encodes the following:
- a CDS encoding 3-methyl-2-oxobutanoate dehydrogenase subunit beta, protein MEIPESVKKRLTLPAEEHFYAGHTACQGCGASLGLRYVLKAYGRKTIVVIPACCSTIIAGAWPYNTLDANLFHTAFETTGAVISGIEAALKALGYKVKGDDGVMVVGWAGDGGTADIGLQALSGFLERGHDALYIMYDNEAYMNTGIQRSGSTPYGAWTTNTPGGKRHFLEKRHKKKVIDIVIAHEVPYAATASVAYPEDFIRKLRKARKIPGPSFIQLFSPCPTGWRSPTDKSIEIARLAVQTAYFPLFEYENGKYRINMPNPRKEPKPIEEFLKLQGRFKYMTREDVEILQQWVNHEWEKLKKLAEVFG, encoded by the coding sequence ATGGAGATTCCCGAGAGCGTTAAGAAAAGACTCACCCTCCCCGCGGAGGAGCACTTCTATGCCGGCCATACAGCCTGCCAGGGCTGTGGCGCTTCCCTCGGCTTGAGATACGTCCTCAAGGCCTACGGGAGGAAGACCATAGTTGTCATCCCGGCCTGCTGTTCAACAATCATAGCCGGTGCCTGGCCCTACAACACCCTCGATGCCAATCTCTTCCACACGGCCTTCGAGACCACAGGAGCAGTCATAAGCGGAATTGAAGCCGCTTTAAAGGCCCTCGGGTACAAGGTCAAGGGCGACGACGGTGTTATGGTCGTCGGCTGGGCCGGCGACGGTGGAACAGCGGACATAGGGCTACAGGCATTAAGCGGATTCCTTGAGAGAGGACACGACGCCCTCTACATCATGTACGACAACGAGGCCTACATGAACACAGGAATCCAGAGGAGCGGTTCTACCCCCTACGGAGCCTGGACGACGAACACACCTGGTGGAAAGAGGCACTTTCTGGAGAAGAGACACAAGAAGAAGGTCATAGACATCGTCATAGCCCACGAGGTTCCCTACGCGGCAACTGCCAGCGTTGCCTATCCAGAGGACTTCATAAGGAAGCTCAGGAAGGCCAGAAAGATACCCGGTCCGAGCTTCATCCAGCTCTTCAGCCCGTGCCCGACCGGATGGAGAAGTCCGACCGACAAGAGCATCGAAATAGCAAGGCTTGCCGTCCAGACGGCTTACTTCCCGCTCTTCGAGTACGAGAACGGGAAATACAGAATAAACATGCCCAATCCGAGGAAGGAGCCGAAGCCGATTGAGGAGTTCCTTAAACTGCAGGGTCGCTTCAAGTACATGACCAGGGAAGACGTTGAGATACTCCAGCAGTGGGTCAACCACGAGTGGGAGAAGCTGAAGAAGCTCGCTGAGGTCTTTGGCTGA